From the genome of Amycolatopsis sp. NBC_01488, one region includes:
- a CDS encoding aldo/keto reductase — MALDQYYLLGRSGLRVSRLALGTMNFGTGGFHAAYGKTEDEARPIFREYLDQGGNFVDTADFYTAGESETILGRLITEANARDRVVLTTKFTNSVDPGDPNAGGNGRKHLVRALEASLRRLGTDYVDLFLLHTWDRLTPVEEVVRTLDDLVRAGKIRYAGLSDVPAWYAARAQSIAEAHALTPLINLQLPYSLVQRQIETEHIPMGQNLGMGVTAWSPLAGGFLTGKYRDGGTEGRLGDAQTWTERDWQLLKPLEEVAGKLGVTMAQVAINWVATQPGIASAIVGASSAGQLGAGMAALDFEIPAELRATLDEASATPPASVYRMFTPQYQNWIVTPGTKVGDKPDGYAPAVRNW; from the coding sequence ATGGCACTCGATCAGTACTACCTCCTCGGCCGTTCGGGGCTGCGCGTCAGCCGGCTCGCGCTCGGCACCATGAACTTCGGCACCGGCGGGTTCCACGCCGCCTACGGGAAGACCGAAGACGAGGCCCGGCCGATCTTCCGCGAGTACCTCGACCAGGGCGGCAACTTCGTCGACACAGCGGACTTCTACACCGCGGGCGAGAGCGAGACCATCCTCGGCAGGCTCATCACCGAAGCGAACGCGCGTGACCGCGTGGTGCTCACCACCAAGTTCACCAACAGCGTCGACCCCGGTGACCCCAACGCGGGCGGCAACGGCCGCAAGCACCTGGTCCGCGCGCTCGAGGCGTCGCTGCGCCGGCTGGGCACCGACTACGTCGACCTCTTCCTGCTGCACACGTGGGACCGGCTCACCCCGGTCGAGGAGGTCGTGCGCACGCTCGACGACCTCGTCCGCGCGGGCAAGATCCGCTACGCGGGCCTGTCCGACGTGCCCGCGTGGTACGCCGCGCGCGCCCAGAGCATCGCCGAGGCGCACGCGCTCACTCCGTTGATCAACCTGCAGCTGCCGTATTCCTTGGTGCAGCGGCAGATCGAGACCGAGCACATCCCGATGGGACAGAATCTGGGGATGGGCGTCACGGCGTGGAGCCCCCTGGCCGGCGGTTTCCTCACCGGCAAGTACCGCGACGGCGGCACCGAAGGCCGGCTCGGCGACGCGCAGACCTGGACCGAGCGCGACTGGCAGCTGCTGAAGCCCCTCGAAGAGGTCGCGGGCAAGCTGGGCGTCACGATGGCCCAGGTGGCGATCAACTGGGTGGCGACCCAGCCGGGCATCGCATCGGCGATCGTCGGGGCGAGCAGCGCCGGGCAGCTGGGCGCCGGCATGGCCGCGCTGGACTTCGAGATCCCCGCCGAGCTGCGCGCCACCCTCGACGAGGCGAGCGCGACGCCCCCGGCGTCGGTGTACCGGATGTTCACGCCGCAGTACCAGAACTGGATCGTCACGCCGGGCACGAAGGTCGGCGACAAGCCGGACGGCTACGCACCCGCCGTGCGGAACTGGTAG
- a CDS encoding tannase/feruloyl esterase family alpha/beta hydrolase — protein sequence MRRIPQLLAAAVPLLLTGLVPLAPTASAATPACAAVPVPAPAGAKIESVQAEHETAYCQLTVTLTHSGREDHVQVAVALPDTGWTGRLQALGGSAYAAGNFDGLAQAVKDGYTGVTTDAGVSLDGLDTSWALTTPGQVDRTLLTNFATRSVHEEALIGKAVTQRYYHRPVTYAYWTGCSTGGRQGYSEAQNHADDFDGILANAPAVDWTQFAVATLWPQVVMNQSHDFPSTCVLSAFRTAAVQACDARDGVTNGIVDRPDECGYDPRSLIGTKVVCDGHEFTVTAADAEVVRKIWAGPTDERGRKLWSGLPQGADFTWLAGTQPGPDGTLYAPGFPVAVKWVQSFLEKQADFDTAKLTYGQFADLFRQSVREYDDVIGTSDPDLSAFRRAGGKLITFVGANDQLIPPGGTLSYRAQVERTMGGAQRVNDFYRLFSAPGVEHCFGGGGPEPTNELGQLVDWVEHGKAPATLTAASADGKTRDLCPLPSVSRYDGHGDPAVASSYRCR from the coding sequence ATGAGACGCATTCCCCAGCTCCTGGCGGCCGCCGTGCCGCTCCTGCTGACCGGCCTGGTGCCCCTCGCGCCTACCGCGTCGGCCGCGACCCCCGCGTGCGCCGCGGTGCCGGTCCCAGCGCCGGCCGGCGCGAAGATCGAGTCGGTCCAGGCCGAGCACGAGACCGCGTACTGCCAGCTCACCGTCACCCTGACCCACTCCGGCCGGGAGGACCACGTCCAGGTCGCCGTGGCCCTGCCCGACACCGGCTGGACCGGGCGGCTGCAGGCCCTCGGCGGCAGCGCGTACGCCGCCGGCAACTTCGACGGGCTCGCCCAGGCCGTCAAGGACGGCTACACCGGCGTGACGACCGACGCGGGCGTGTCCCTCGACGGGCTCGACACGTCGTGGGCGCTGACCACGCCGGGCCAGGTCGACCGGACGCTCCTGACCAACTTCGCCACCCGATCGGTGCACGAAGAGGCCCTGATCGGCAAAGCCGTCACGCAGCGGTACTACCACCGCCCGGTGACGTACGCGTACTGGACCGGCTGCTCGACCGGCGGCCGCCAGGGCTACTCCGAGGCCCAGAACCACGCCGACGACTTCGACGGCATCCTCGCCAACGCACCGGCCGTCGACTGGACGCAGTTCGCCGTCGCGACGCTGTGGCCGCAGGTCGTGATGAACCAGAGTCACGACTTCCCCAGCACCTGCGTGCTTTCGGCGTTCCGGACGGCCGCGGTCCAGGCGTGCGACGCGCGTGACGGCGTCACCAACGGCATCGTCGACCGGCCGGACGAGTGCGGCTACGACCCGCGCAGCCTGATCGGCACGAAGGTGGTCTGCGACGGCCACGAGTTCACCGTCACGGCCGCCGACGCCGAGGTCGTGCGCAAGATCTGGGCCGGCCCGACCGACGAGCGCGGCCGCAAGCTGTGGTCCGGCCTGCCCCAGGGCGCGGACTTCACCTGGCTGGCCGGCACCCAGCCGGGTCCCGACGGCACGCTCTACGCGCCGGGCTTCCCGGTGGCCGTCAAGTGGGTCCAGTCGTTCCTGGAGAAGCAGGCCGATTTCGACACGGCGAAGCTGACGTACGGCCAGTTCGCCGACCTGTTCCGCCAGTCGGTGCGGGAGTACGACGACGTCATCGGCACGTCCGACCCGGACCTGTCGGCCTTCCGCCGCGCCGGCGGCAAGCTGATCACGTTCGTCGGTGCGAACGACCAGCTGATCCCGCCGGGTGGCACGCTGTCCTACCGCGCGCAGGTCGAGCGCACGATGGGCGGGGCGCAGCGCGTGAACGACTTCTACCGGCTGTTTTCGGCGCCGGGTGTCGAGCACTGCTTCGGCGGTGGCGGCCCGGAGCCGACGAACGAGCTGGGCCAGCTGGTCGACTGGGTCGAGCACGGCAAGGCGCCGGCCACGCTGACGGCGGCGTCCGCCGACGGCAAGACCCGCGACCTGTGCCCGCTGCCGTCGGTTTCGCGCTACGACGGCCACGGTGACCCGGCGGTGGCGTCGAGCTACCGCTGCCGCTGA
- a CDS encoding AAA family ATPase, translated as MVLRGREAELKELGELVDGPEDRGGVVIRGEAGIGKSALVAETAAAASVAGLRVLRTTGAEAERDLAYAGLHQLLHPVRAGVAQLPAPQRDALRTALGLADGASPSAYLVGLAALTLLAEEAAAKPLLLVAEDVHWLDRASADVLAFVARRIETEPIVLLATLRDGASSPLLDAGLASMVLERLGADDAADLLDAVAPGLAPAVRTRLLTEAAGHPLALTELPSALADLDGLDPVLPLTERLERTFTARVAGLPEPTRTALLVAALNETTSLAETLAATGALLGTVEGRAGGGGAGRVASALPGGELASHGLARTSGAAAATAGHLATARFPRVEPEILAPAVEARLVELSAGSVTFRHPLMRSAIPAAATPASRRRAHLALAEALRDQPDRWAWHQAAATVGPDETVAVELERTAERARYRGGAAAAIAALEQAARLSEQPETKADRLLKAAELAVDSGRRETAERLVHAAKPAGTRQRATASRLLSEFEDGVREDPARVAELAVTAEAVAADGETDAALRILWSAAMRCFWTEPGDAARKALLDVADRLPIADDDPRVVAVTAYVAPFERGQAVLENLRKLAGATGADPEVDRYLGSAAMQVGAFDLAARFSAAAAPGLRAQGRLGLLPRALAVQAWSRVRLGDLAAAVPAAAEAARFARETGQPFMYGLATAVQAEIAALRGDHKQAKTLADEAERAGLAAGARPVLATVQLTRGLIDLSEGRFDDAFADLRRMLDPADPAYQLALRAYCVAELTEAAVRAGQADALRDILAELAALETPSPALQIGLRYARAVLDPSDERFAEALRADLTGWPAERGRVHLAFGEWLRRQRRVVESRTHLRTARETFDALGMTAWGERARRELRGAGESSPNRGPDARDKLTPHELSIAQLAAEGLTNREIGQRLYLSHRTVGTHLHRIFPKLGVTSRADLAATLKALDG; from the coding sequence ATGGTGCTGCGCGGGCGGGAAGCCGAGCTGAAGGAGCTGGGCGAGCTCGTCGACGGTCCGGAAGACCGCGGCGGCGTCGTCATCCGCGGCGAGGCCGGCATCGGCAAGTCGGCACTCGTGGCCGAGACGGCGGCCGCGGCGTCGGTCGCCGGGCTGCGCGTGCTGCGGACGACCGGGGCCGAGGCCGAGCGGGACCTCGCGTACGCCGGGCTGCACCAGCTGCTCCACCCCGTCCGGGCGGGGGTGGCGCAGCTGCCCGCACCGCAGCGGGACGCGCTGCGGACCGCGCTGGGCCTGGCGGACGGCGCCTCGCCGAGTGCATACCTGGTGGGGCTGGCGGCGTTGACGCTGCTGGCCGAGGAGGCGGCCGCGAAGCCGTTGCTGCTGGTGGCGGAGGACGTGCACTGGCTGGACCGCGCCAGCGCGGACGTCCTGGCGTTCGTGGCGCGGCGGATCGAGACCGAGCCGATCGTCCTGCTCGCAACGCTCCGGGACGGCGCTTCGTCCCCGCTGCTCGACGCCGGCCTGGCGTCGATGGTCCTGGAGCGCTTGGGCGCGGACGACGCGGCGGACCTGCTCGACGCGGTCGCCCCCGGCCTGGCCCCGGCGGTCCGCACCCGCCTGCTGACGGAGGCGGCGGGACATCCGCTGGCACTGACGGAGCTGCCATCGGCACTGGCCGACCTCGACGGCCTCGACCCGGTGCTGCCACTGACGGAGCGCCTGGAGCGCACGTTCACGGCGCGGGTCGCCGGCCTGCCGGAACCGACCCGGACGGCGCTGCTGGTGGCGGCGCTGAACGAGACGACATCGCTGGCGGAGACCCTGGCGGCGACGGGCGCGCTCCTCGGAACGGTCGAGGGACGTGCTGGGGGCGGTGGTGCCGGGCGGGTCGCGTCGGCCTTGCCGGGTGGGGAGCTTGCGTCGCACGGCCTCGCGCGGACGTCCGGTGCCGCAGCCGCGACCGCCGGTCACCTGGCCACCGCGCGTTTTCCCCGTGTCGAGCCGGAAATCCTGGCTCCCGCCGTCGAAGCGCGGCTTGTCGAACTCTCGGCCGGTTCCGTCACCTTCCGGCATCCGCTCATGCGGTCGGCCATTCCCGCGGCCGCCACGCCGGCCAGCCGGCGGCGGGCCCATCTCGCCCTCGCCGAAGCTCTTCGCGACCAGCCTGACCGGTGGGCCTGGCACCAAGCCGCCGCGACCGTAGGGCCCGACGAAACCGTTGCCGTCGAACTCGAGCGGACCGCCGAACGGGCTCGCTACCGAGGTGGAGCCGCCGCCGCCATCGCCGCGCTCGAACAGGCCGCACGGCTCAGTGAACAACCCGAAACGAAGGCCGATCGGCTGCTGAAGGCCGCCGAGCTGGCCGTCGACTCCGGGCGCCGGGAGACCGCCGAACGGCTGGTGCACGCCGCGAAACCGGCGGGCACCCGCCAGCGCGCCACCGCGAGCCGGCTGCTCAGCGAGTTCGAAGACGGCGTTCGCGAAGACCCCGCGCGCGTCGCGGAACTCGCCGTCACCGCCGAGGCCGTCGCCGCCGACGGGGAAACCGACGCCGCCCTGCGGATTCTCTGGAGCGCCGCCATGCGGTGCTTCTGGACCGAGCCCGGCGACGCGGCCCGGAAGGCCCTGCTCGACGTCGCCGACCGGCTGCCGATCGCCGACGACGACCCGCGCGTCGTGGCCGTCACCGCTTATGTCGCGCCGTTCGAACGGGGGCAGGCCGTCCTGGAGAACCTGCGGAAGCTGGCCGGGGCGACCGGCGCCGATCCCGAGGTCGACCGGTACCTCGGCAGCGCGGCCATGCAGGTCGGCGCGTTCGACCTGGCCGCGCGGTTCTCCGCGGCCGCCGCGCCGGGGCTGCGCGCGCAGGGACGGCTCGGGTTGCTGCCCCGCGCGCTGGCCGTCCAGGCGTGGAGCCGCGTCCGGCTCGGCGACCTCGCCGCGGCGGTGCCGGCCGCCGCCGAAGCCGCCCGGTTCGCGCGGGAGACCGGGCAGCCGTTCATGTACGGCCTGGCCACGGCCGTCCAGGCCGAGATCGCCGCCCTGCGCGGTGACCACAAGCAGGCGAAGACGCTGGCCGACGAGGCCGAACGCGCCGGGCTCGCCGCGGGCGCCCGGCCGGTGCTCGCGACCGTCCAGCTCACGCGCGGGCTGATCGACCTGAGCGAGGGCCGCTTCGACGACGCCTTCGCCGACCTGCGGCGGATGCTCGACCCGGCCGACCCCGCTTACCAGCTCGCCCTGCGCGCGTACTGCGTCGCCGAGCTGACCGAGGCCGCCGTCCGGGCCGGGCAGGCCGACGCCCTGCGCGACATCCTCGCCGAGCTGGCCGCCCTGGAAACGCCGTCACCCGCCCTGCAGATCGGGCTGCGGTACGCGCGGGCCGTGCTCGACCCGAGCGACGAGCGGTTCGCCGAAGCGCTGCGCGCCGACCTGACCGGCTGGCCCGCCGAACGCGGCCGCGTCCACCTGGCCTTCGGCGAGTGGCTGCGACGGCAGCGGCGGGTCGTCGAATCGCGGACGCACCTGCGTACCGCCCGCGAGACGTTCGACGCCCTCGGCATGACGGCCTGGGGCGAGCGGGCCCGGCGCGAGCTGCGCGGCGCGGGCGAGTCGAGCCCGAACCGCGGCCCGGACGCGCGCGACAAGCTGACCCCGCACGAGCTGAGCATCGCGCAGCTGGCCGCCGAAGGACTGACCAACCGGGAGATCGGGCAGCGGCTGTACCTCTCGCACCGGACCGTCGGCACTCACCTGCACCGGATCTTCCCCAAGCTCGGCGTGACCTCCCGCGCCGACCTCGCGGCGACGCTGAAGGCCCTCGACGGGTGA
- a CDS encoding alpha/beta fold hydrolase yields the protein MISRRRFGQAFAAGLAATSLAACSSNAPAPAASTPPDPRAGSGEHTSLGEVKHADAGVLDMAYYESGPATGQPVVLLHGWPYDPYSYVDVAPILAAAGYRVIVPFLRGYGPTRFKSAQTVRNGQQAAVALDVVALMDALKIGKAVLGGYDWGSRTVDIIAALFPERCKAVVAVSGYLVTNLVANQKPLAPQAELGWWYQYYFATERGRAGYAANRHDFNKLIWKTASPAWHFDDATYDRSAAAFDNPDHVDIVVHNYRWRLSLAPGEPQYEAYERKLAAGPVIPVPAITIASDFDGAAKDGTAYRAKYTGKYEHRILDGIGHNVPQEAPRPFAQAVVDADRM from the coding sequence ATGATCAGCAGGAGAAGGTTCGGGCAGGCGTTCGCGGCGGGACTGGCGGCCACCTCCTTGGCGGCCTGCTCGTCGAACGCCCCCGCGCCGGCAGCGTCCACGCCTCCCGACCCGCGGGCCGGGTCCGGCGAGCACACCTCGCTCGGCGAGGTCAAGCACGCCGACGCCGGGGTGCTCGACATGGCGTACTACGAGTCCGGGCCGGCGACCGGGCAGCCGGTCGTGCTGCTGCACGGCTGGCCGTACGACCCGTACAGCTACGTCGACGTCGCGCCGATCCTGGCCGCGGCCGGGTACCGGGTGATCGTCCCGTTCCTGCGCGGCTACGGCCCGACGAGGTTCAAGTCGGCGCAGACCGTCCGCAACGGGCAGCAGGCGGCGGTCGCGCTCGACGTCGTCGCGCTGATGGACGCGCTCAAGATCGGCAAGGCCGTCCTCGGCGGGTACGACTGGGGTTCGCGGACCGTCGACATCATCGCCGCGCTCTTCCCGGAGCGCTGCAAGGCCGTCGTCGCGGTGAGCGGCTACCTCGTCACGAACCTGGTCGCGAACCAGAAGCCGCTGGCCCCGCAGGCCGAACTCGGCTGGTGGTACCAGTACTACTTCGCGACCGAGCGCGGCCGCGCCGGCTACGCGGCCAACCGCCACGACTTCAACAAGCTGATCTGGAAGACGGCGTCCCCGGCGTGGCACTTCGACGACGCGACGTACGACCGCAGCGCGGCGGCGTTCGACAACCCGGACCACGTCGACATCGTCGTCCACAACTACCGCTGGCGCCTGAGCCTCGCGCCGGGCGAGCCGCAGTACGAGGCGTACGAACGGAAACTGGCGGCGGGCCCGGTCATCCCGGTCCCGGCGATCACGATCGCCAGCGACTTCGACGGCGCGGCCAAGGACGGCACGGCCTACCGCGCGAAGTACACCGGCAAGTACGAACACCGGATCCTGGACGGCATCGGCCACAACGTGCCGCAGGAGGCGCCGCGGCCGTTCGCCCAGGCCGTGGTGGACGCCGACCGGATGTGA
- a CDS encoding DUF4383 domain-containing protein, which translates to MTTEGRSRRSAARGAAVLFGVAFLVVGVLGFVPGITAGYADLHFAGHESGARLFGVFTVSVLHNLVHLAFGVAGLVAARGSGGSRAFLMIGGGIYVLLWVFGLAMNHDTPANFIPLDNADDWLHLALGVAMIAAGIATTALDRARGRYPEPEIQGH; encoded by the coding sequence ATGACGACGGAAGGCCGGTCACGGCGGAGCGCGGCCCGGGGCGCGGCCGTGCTGTTCGGGGTCGCGTTCCTGGTGGTGGGCGTGCTCGGGTTCGTCCCGGGGATCACGGCGGGGTACGCGGACCTGCACTTCGCCGGGCACGAGTCGGGCGCGCGCCTGTTCGGCGTGTTCACGGTTTCGGTGCTGCACAACCTGGTCCACCTGGCGTTCGGCGTGGCCGGCCTGGTCGCCGCGCGCGGCAGCGGTGGTTCGCGGGCGTTCTTGATGATCGGCGGCGGGATCTACGTACTGTTGTGGGTGTTCGGCCTGGCGATGAACCACGACACCCCGGCGAACTTCATCCCGCTAGACAACGCCGACGACTGGCTGCACCTGGCCCTCGGCGTCGCGATGATCGCGGCGGGCATCGCGACGACGGCGCTCGACCGGGCGCGGGGCCGCTACCCGGAGCCGGAGATCCAGGGACACTGA
- the larC gene encoding nickel pincer cofactor biosynthesis protein LarC, which translates to MTVAWIDAGNGCAGDMLLAALVDAGADFDGVRAGLARLRVDDVRLTEQVVRRHGLRARHVVVEAPETRHARHLPEILDVIRSAALPAAAERFATKVFDTLADAEAAVHGIERDRVHFHEVGALDAIVDIVGCGLGLAALGLLDATVTVSPIAVGGGTVTAAHGRLTVPPPAVLALLTGAGAPIAAHPAARELCTPTGAALLVTLADAYGPMPACVPVKVGVGAGTADPPGHANVVRVVVGSAAEPDRTWVRARMTVVETTVDDLDPRLWPEVLTALRGAGAADAWCAPVTAPKGRPGMVLTALAADDRVDGVCAAVFAHTSTLGVRLSPVERRSLPRDRVTVDYRGRAVSVKRGFLNGVVVTAQPEYEEAKAAAEATGQPLRRVLDEVRAAAGT; encoded by the coding sequence GTGACGGTCGCGTGGATCGACGCCGGCAACGGCTGCGCCGGCGACATGCTGCTGGCCGCACTGGTCGACGCGGGCGCGGACTTCGACGGCGTCCGCGCGGGACTCGCGCGGCTGCGCGTCGACGACGTCCGGCTGACCGAGCAGGTCGTGCGGCGCCACGGCTTGCGGGCGCGCCACGTCGTCGTCGAGGCGCCCGAGACGCGGCACGCCCGGCACCTCCCGGAGATCCTCGACGTGATCAGGTCCGCGGCACTGCCCGCGGCCGCGGAACGCTTCGCCACCAAGGTGTTCGACACGCTGGCCGACGCCGAAGCCGCCGTGCACGGCATCGAGCGCGACCGCGTGCACTTCCACGAAGTCGGCGCGCTGGACGCGATCGTCGACATCGTGGGCTGCGGGCTCGGCCTGGCGGCGCTGGGCCTGCTGGACGCGACCGTGACGGTCTCGCCGATCGCCGTCGGCGGCGGCACGGTGACCGCGGCGCACGGCAGGCTGACCGTGCCGCCGCCCGCGGTGCTCGCGCTGCTCACCGGCGCGGGCGCACCGATCGCCGCGCACCCCGCCGCGCGGGAACTGTGCACCCCGACGGGTGCCGCGCTGCTCGTCACGCTGGCCGACGCGTACGGCCCGATGCCGGCCTGCGTACCGGTCAAGGTCGGTGTCGGCGCGGGCACGGCCGACCCGCCCGGGCACGCGAACGTCGTCCGCGTGGTCGTCGGCTCGGCTGCGGAGCCGGACCGGACGTGGGTGCGCGCGCGGATGACGGTCGTCGAGACCACCGTGGACGACCTCGATCCCCGGCTGTGGCCGGAAGTCCTGACGGCGTTGCGCGGCGCGGGCGCGGCCGACGCGTGGTGCGCGCCGGTGACCGCACCGAAGGGCCGGCCGGGCATGGTCCTGACGGCCCTCGCGGCGGACGACCGCGTCGACGGCGTCTGCGCGGCGGTGTTCGCCCACACGTCGACGCTGGGGGTGCGGCTGTCCCCGGTCGAGCGGCGATCGCTGCCGCGCGACCGCGTCACGGTGGACTACCGCGGGCGGGCGGTGAGCGTGAAGCGCGGGTTCCTGAACGGGGTCGTCGTGACGGCGCAGCCGGAGTACGAGGAGGCCAAGGCCGCGGCGGAAGCGACCGGGCAGCCGCTGCGCCGGGTGCTCGACGAGGTGCGCGCGGCCGCCGGAACCTGA
- the larB gene encoding nickel pincer cofactor biosynthesis protein LarB, with translation MASTGVTAATADLGFARLDLDRAARTGDPEVVFGAGKTPEQITAALARLHEAHPGRAVLATRVGGEARARCRERLPGADVDEAGRTVTLGTVPPPRGRVAVVCAGTSDLPVARECATTVAVFGAEPDLVVDVGVAGLHRLLAERDRIAGADAVVAIAGMEAALPTVLGGLCGTPLIAVPTSVGYGWHLDGLTAFLTMLNSCAPGVVTVNIDNGFGAGVAAARVARQSVAP, from the coding sequence GTGGCATCGACTGGGGTAACGGCGGCGACCGCCGACTTGGGATTCGCGCGATTGGACCTCGACCGCGCCGCCCGCACCGGGGATCCGGAAGTGGTGTTCGGCGCGGGAAAGACGCCCGAGCAGATCACCGCCGCGCTGGCGCGGCTGCACGAGGCCCATCCCGGCCGCGCGGTGCTCGCCACGCGGGTCGGCGGCGAAGCGCGGGCGCGGTGCCGGGAACGCCTGCCCGGCGCGGACGTCGACGAAGCCGGCCGGACGGTGACGCTGGGCACCGTGCCGCCGCCGCGCGGCCGGGTCGCCGTCGTGTGCGCGGGGACCTCGGACCTGCCCGTCGCCCGCGAGTGCGCGACGACGGTGGCGGTCTTCGGCGCGGAGCCGGACCTCGTCGTCGACGTCGGCGTGGCCGGGCTGCACCGGCTGCTGGCCGAACGCGACCGGATCGCCGGCGCGGACGCCGTCGTGGCGATCGCCGGCATGGAGGCCGCGCTGCCAACCGTCCTCGGTGGACTGTGCGGCACGCCGCTGATCGCCGTGCCGACGAGCGTCGGCTACGGCTGGCACCTCGACGGCCTGACCGCGTTCCTGACCATGCTGAACAGCTGCGCGCCCGGCGTCGTGACGGTCAACATCGACAACGGCTTCGGCGCGGGCGTCGCCGCGGCCCGCGTCGCCCGGCAGTCGGTGGCGCCGTGA